A stretch of the Clostridium fungisolvens genome encodes the following:
- a CDS encoding PF20097 family protein, with translation MECPYCHKESKKGFIYTREGSLKWIEESKDKGVFFNAFASGVVMRNYEDLNKIEAYYCKDCKKMIMDVVE, from the coding sequence ATGGAATGTCCTTATTGTCATAAAGAGTCTAAAAAAGGGTTCATATATACAAGAGAAGGTTCTTTAAAATGGATTGAGGAATCGAAGGATAAAGGGGTATTTTTTAATGCCTTTGCTAGTGGTGTAGTAATGAGAAACTATGAAGATTTAAATAAGATAGAAGCTTATTATTGTAAGGACTGCAAAAAGATGATTATGGATGTAGTAGAGTAA
- a CDS encoding DUF3189 family protein, with protein MIVIYHDVGGCHSSAVAANIHINKLPMDILPLKEELLSIDTFDNITKNDLGKLIYIGRDEFDSKVYTLCRRHWGKLVIPAISDLYKELNGDMEGLFLANTSPSVNNIMRIGGFSSRVLGLVSFGRPIVTNGTLKAYYDIVDIVKKTKEYMRENIK; from the coding sequence ATGATCGTAATTTATCATGATGTCGGGGGATGCCATTCCTCAGCTGTGGCAGCAAATATACATATTAACAAACTTCCTATGGATATATTACCGCTAAAAGAGGAGCTGTTATCTATTGATACTTTTGATAATATAACAAAGAATGATTTAGGAAAGCTCATATATATTGGCAGAGATGAATTTGATTCGAAGGTTTATACTTTATGTCGCAGACATTGGGGGAAATTAGTCATACCTGCTATTTCAGATTTGTATAAAGAGCTTAATGGTGATATGGAGGGGCTTTTTTTGGCAAACACTTCTCCTTCTGTGAATAATATTATGAGAATTGGTGGTTTTAGCTCCAGAGTACTTGGATTGGTGTCATTTGGCCGTCCAATAGTCACTAATGGTACTTTGAAGGCTTATTATGATATTGTTGATATAGTGAAAAAAACTAAAGAGTATATGCGAGAGAATATAAAATGA
- a CDS encoding C-GCAxxG-C-C family (seleno)protein, which yields MNKASEYHKQGFTCGEAVIKAYNEKNNTNIPVGLGSGMGTGFTVGSVCGAVGAAAVIIGSLRGRESNTEQNEARALTNQLMKGVREKYGAETCKELKKNGVSCAEIIEHTFESLNEIVNK from the coding sequence ATGAATAAAGCATCAGAATATCATAAACAAGGATTTACATGTGGAGAAGCAGTGATAAAGGCTTACAATGAGAAAAATAATACAAATATTCCTGTAGGGCTTGGAAGCGGTATGGGGACAGGGTTTACAGTAGGAAGTGTTTGTGGAGCTGTAGGAGCTGCAGCTGTTATTATAGGATCTTTAAGAGGTAGAGAAAGTAATACAGAACAAAATGAAGCAAGAGCCCTTACAAACCAACTAATGAAGGGTGTACGTGAAAAGTACGGAGCAGAGACTTGTAAGGAATTAAAAAAGAATGGTGTTAGCTGCGCTGAAATAATTGAGCATACATTTGAAAGCTTAAATGAAATAGTGAATAAATAG
- a CDS encoding rhodanese-like domain-containing protein — MFDFLFKNSIKSVKANELGELLGKINLIDVREPYEYKNGHLPSAKNIPVNKIIADADKLLDKSKEYHIICQSGARSSRVCNVLNKNGFKVINVSGGTGGYTGSLKR, encoded by the coding sequence ATGTTTGATTTCTTGTTTAAAAACAGTATTAAGTCCGTGAAGGCAAATGAATTAGGGGAACTTTTAGGAAAGATAAATCTTATTGATGTTAGGGAACCTTATGAATATAAAAATGGGCATCTACCTTCTGCTAAAAATATACCAGTGAATAAAATTATTGCCGATGCAGATAAACTTCTTGATAAGTCGAAGGAATATCATATTATCTGCCAGTCTGGCGCTAGAAGCTCAAGAGTTTGCAATGTTTTAAATAAAAATGGTTTTAAAGTTATCAATGTATCAGGTGGTACAGGTGGATATACTGGCAGTTTAAAAAGATAA
- the yedF gene encoding sulfurtransferase-like selenium metabolism protein YedF translates to MSRNIDARGKNCPMPVMMAKKEIEQGGKFFTVQVDNKIAVENLRKFANSQGFEVNVEEANGDFNVKFSNGCEECEEIIAKVENRKPLGDWCVFVNKSTIGIGNEELGQSLMKMFFYTVSESEDYPKAVLFMNDGVKVPTLNDQAAEHLKKLEEAGVELLICGACLDFYELKEKVTVGQVSNMYAILEVMKSAGKVITL, encoded by the coding sequence ATGAGTAGAAACATAGATGCAAGAGGAAAGAATTGTCCTATGCCTGTAATGATGGCAAAGAAGGAAATTGAACAAGGCGGAAAGTTCTTTACAGTTCAAGTTGACAATAAAATAGCTGTAGAAAACCTAAGAAAGTTTGCTAATAGCCAAGGCTTTGAGGTTAATGTTGAAGAGGCTAATGGAGACTTTAATGTAAAGTTTTCTAATGGCTGTGAAGAATGTGAAGAGATAATTGCAAAAGTTGAAAATAGAAAACCTCTTGGAGACTGGTGCGTTTTTGTAAATAAAAGCACAATTGGGATTGGAAATGAAGAACTTGGACAATCTTTGATGAAGATGTTCTTCTACACAGTATCAGAATCTGAGGATTATCCAAAGGCAGTATTATTTATGAATGATGGAGTAAAGGTTCCAACATTAAATGATCAGGCGGCTGAGCACTTAAAGAAACTAGAAGAAGCAGGAGTTGAGCTTTTAATTTGTGGAGCATGCCTTGATTTCTATGAACTTAAAGAAAAGGTTACTGTAGGACAAGTAAGCAATATGTATGCGATTCTTGAAGTTATGAAGTCAGCTGGCAAGGTGATTACATTATAA